In Streptomyces sp. TS71-3, the following proteins share a genomic window:
- the tadA gene encoding tRNA adenosine(34) deaminase TadA: MRRALDEAREAVRGGDVPVGAVVLSEDGTVLATGHNEREATADPTAHAELLAVRRAAAALGSWRLTGCTLVVTLEPCTMCAGAIVQSRVDRLVYGAVDEKAGAAGSLWDVIRDRRLNHRPEVIAGVLANDCARLLTDFFRTR; the protein is encoded by the coding sequence ATGCGGCGTGCCCTGGACGAAGCCCGCGAGGCCGTCCGGGGTGGCGATGTGCCCGTCGGCGCCGTCGTGCTGTCCGAGGACGGCACCGTGCTCGCCACCGGGCACAACGAACGCGAGGCCACCGCCGACCCCACCGCGCACGCCGAACTGCTGGCGGTGCGGCGCGCCGCGGCGGCGCTCGGAAGCTGGCGGCTGACCGGGTGCACCCTCGTCGTCACGTTGGAGCCGTGCACCATGTGCGCGGGCGCGATCGTCCAGTCGCGGGTGGACCGGCTCGTCTACGGCGCCGTCGACGAGAAGGCCGGCGCCGCCGGGTCGCTCTGGGACGTGATCCGCGACCGGCGGCTCAACCACCGCCCCGAGGTGATCGCGGGCGTCCTCGCCAACGACTGCGCCCGCCTCCTCACCGACTTCTTCCGCACCCGCTGA
- a CDS encoding zinc-binding dehydrogenase, producing MEAIQVNRFGGPDVLVLTELPDPVPGPGQIAIDVTHAAVGLVDVYLRQGLYKDREGLPQPPYVPGLEVAGTVRALGDGVTGFAVGEKVVALPGDATGGYAPVYIAHGADVVSIEGYGIDPALAAAVIPNAIMAHAALTGAARFSAGESILVHGALGAFAATFPGIARQLGASRVVGTVRGARMGMAGATKLPYDTVVSSEQLPDALAGEKFDVIVDPVGGAVRTQSLDLLAPSGRLLLVGNASGDWEHRIDGNRLWYGNLTVTGFNAGGYLPVHPEAIRPGAEAALKAAADGLADTEIETLPLADAATAHERLENHSAGGRIVLTP from the coding sequence ATGGAAGCCATACAGGTCAACCGGTTCGGCGGCCCGGACGTGCTCGTGCTCACCGAACTGCCGGATCCGGTGCCCGGACCGGGCCAGATCGCGATCGACGTCACCCATGCGGCCGTCGGACTCGTCGACGTCTACCTCCGGCAGGGCCTGTACAAGGACCGCGAGGGGCTGCCCCAGCCGCCCTACGTCCCCGGTCTCGAGGTCGCCGGAACCGTTCGCGCGCTCGGTGACGGGGTCACCGGCTTCGCGGTCGGGGAGAAGGTGGTGGCGCTTCCGGGCGACGCGACAGGAGGCTACGCGCCGGTCTACATCGCCCACGGGGCTGACGTCGTGTCGATCGAGGGATACGGCATCGATCCCGCACTCGCCGCCGCCGTCATCCCCAACGCGATCATGGCCCACGCCGCGCTCACCGGCGCCGCCCGATTCTCCGCGGGCGAGAGCATCCTCGTGCACGGCGCGCTGGGCGCGTTCGCGGCCACCTTCCCCGGCATCGCCCGGCAGCTCGGCGCGTCGCGCGTGGTCGGCACGGTCCGCGGCGCGAGGATGGGCATGGCGGGCGCCACCAAGCTGCCGTACGACACCGTCGTCAGCTCCGAGCAGCTGCCGGATGCCCTGGCCGGGGAGAAGTTCGACGTCATCGTCGACCCCGTGGGCGGCGCCGTCCGCACGCAGAGCCTGGACCTGCTGGCTCCGTCCGGCCGCCTCCTGCTGGTCGGCAACGCCAGCGGGGACTGGGAGCACCGCATCGACGGCAACCGGCTCTGGTACGGGAACCTCACCGTCACCGGGTTCAACGCCGGCGGCTACCTGCCGGTCCACCCCGAGGCCATCCGGCCCGGTGCCGAGGCCGCGCTGAAGGCCGCCGCCGACGGCCTGGCCGACACCGAGATCGAGACGCTCCCCCTGGCGGACGCCGCGACCGCGCACGAGCGGTTGGAGAACCACTCGGCGGGCGGCCGCATCGTCCTGACCCCCTGA
- the alaS gene encoding alanine--tRNA ligase: protein MDSEQIRERFLRFFERHHHTRIEGASIVPRSDPTLLFVNSGMAPLKRYFTGESTPPATDLCNVQGCIRTKDIDDVGDRHHITFFEMLGSWSIGGYFKRRAVELAWELLTVDLELDPARLYVTVFAGDSGLGLPPDEESAAAWERVGVPRERIVALPAEDNFWGPAGDSGPCGPSTEVFLDTGDTFGPAYVPGGPFDTSRRYIEIWNAGVFMQFDKGLDGVLRPLPFHSVDTGSGLERLQLALNGLDSVYDTDLLAPVVTAVQDALGEPGGVQHHHRVIGDHMRAAVAILAEGVRPGNEGRGYIPRRLIRTSMTLALTRGHERFRPEPIVAAAVARMAAHYPHWAARRGDIAAAAARECEEFQGTVRRGLDHLDEVLDRYDEIPGEEAFRLFATHGLPVEITGEIAAARGVLVDRAGFDTALERHRALSRGAAAEPGTARRTRPDDVLPTALSGTPRTAFLGYDALEAEGRVLALLSGGVPVERAGEGAEVDLVTDRSPFYAEGGGQVGDRGSATAAGGQAEVTDTVAHESGRFLHRARVSAGELRRGDTVHLAVDAGARAMTAANHTATHLLNAALREVLGEHVRQAGSLVEPARLRFDLTHPRPVTRQELARIERLVNAWVLADAPRTVESMAPSDAVAAGAISLPGEEYADEVRVLSFDGFSKELCGGTHVEHTAQIGSFRIVTEQSVAAGVRRIVAVTRERAVELTLDQSAVLAEATAVLRTAPQDLVPAIERLARHARTGTPDSGAAALGRRWDAGVGGVDVTLAEAAGAAAGLRKEAQRLSGDEGRLAVLWLTGGARTNIVASVPERHRERIGAARLLSRITERFGGAGGGNPRIAQGALPAAPDPGVLRDVVAEALGDGAE from the coding sequence ATGGACAGCGAACAGATCAGGGAACGCTTCCTGCGCTTCTTCGAACGGCACCACCACACCCGTATCGAAGGCGCGTCGATCGTCCCGCGCAGCGACCCCACCCTGCTCTTCGTCAACTCCGGCATGGCACCGCTGAAGCGGTACTTCACCGGGGAGAGCACCCCGCCCGCCACCGACCTCTGCAACGTCCAGGGCTGCATCCGCACCAAGGACATCGACGACGTCGGGGACCGGCACCACATCACGTTCTTCGAGATGCTCGGGAGCTGGTCCATCGGCGGCTACTTCAAGCGGCGCGCCGTCGAGCTGGCCTGGGAGCTGCTCACCGTCGACCTGGAGCTCGACCCTGCCCGGCTCTACGTCACCGTGTTCGCCGGGGACAGCGGCCTCGGGCTGCCCCCGGACGAGGAGTCGGCCGCGGCCTGGGAGCGCGTCGGGGTGCCACGGGAGCGGATCGTCGCGCTGCCCGCCGAGGACAACTTCTGGGGGCCCGCCGGCGACAGCGGCCCCTGCGGCCCGTCCACGGAGGTGTTCCTCGACACGGGCGACACCTTCGGGCCCGCGTACGTGCCGGGCGGCCCGTTCGACACCAGCCGCCGGTACATCGAGATCTGGAACGCCGGCGTGTTCATGCAGTTCGACAAGGGTCTCGACGGCGTGCTGCGGCCGCTGCCGTTCCACAGCGTGGACACCGGTTCGGGCCTGGAGCGCCTCCAGCTCGCGCTGAACGGCCTCGACAGCGTCTACGACACCGACCTGCTCGCCCCGGTCGTCACCGCCGTCCAGGACGCTCTCGGCGAGCCGGGCGGCGTCCAGCACCACCACCGCGTGATCGGCGACCACATGCGTGCGGCCGTCGCCATCCTCGCCGAGGGCGTCCGGCCCGGGAACGAGGGCCGCGGGTACATCCCGCGCAGGCTCATCCGCACCTCGATGACGCTGGCCCTCACCCGCGGCCACGAGCGCTTCCGGCCGGAGCCGATCGTGGCGGCCGCCGTCGCCCGGATGGCCGCGCACTACCCGCACTGGGCCGCCCGGCGAGGCGACATCGCCGCCGCAGCGGCCCGCGAGTGCGAGGAGTTCCAGGGCACCGTGCGGCGCGGCCTCGACCACCTGGACGAGGTGCTCGACCGGTACGACGAGATCCCGGGCGAGGAGGCCTTCCGGCTGTTCGCCACCCACGGCCTGCCCGTCGAGATCACCGGCGAGATCGCCGCGGCCCGCGGGGTGCTCGTGGACCGCGCCGGCTTCGACACCGCGCTGGAGCGGCACCGCGCCCTCAGCCGCGGCGCCGCCGCCGAGCCGGGTACCGCCCGCCGGACCCGTCCCGATGACGTCCTGCCGACCGCGCTCTCGGGCACGCCCCGCACCGCGTTCCTCGGCTACGACGCCCTTGAGGCCGAGGGCCGCGTCCTCGCGCTGCTCAGCGGCGGCGTTCCGGTGGAGCGGGCGGGCGAGGGCGCCGAGGTCGACCTGGTCACCGACCGCAGCCCGTTCTACGCCGAGGGCGGCGGGCAGGTCGGCGACCGCGGCTCGGCCACCGCGGCCGGCGGCCAGGCCGAGGTCACCGACACGGTGGCCCACGAGAGCGGCCGCTTCCTGCACCGCGCCCGGGTCAGCGCCGGCGAGCTGCGCCGCGGCGACACCGTGCACCTCGCCGTGGACGCCGGCGCGCGCGCCATGACCGCCGCCAACCACACCGCCACCCACCTGCTCAACGCCGCGCTGCGCGAGGTGCTCGGCGAGCACGTCCGGCAGGCCGGATCGCTGGTCGAGCCCGCCCGGCTGCGCTTCGACCTCACGCACCCGCGGCCCGTCACCCGTCAGGAGCTGGCCCGTATCGAACGCCTCGTCAACGCCTGGGTGCTCGCCGACGCGCCGCGCACCGTCGAGTCGATGGCGCCGTCCGACGCCGTCGCCGCGGGCGCGATCTCGCTGCCCGGCGAGGAGTACGCCGACGAGGTGAGGGTGCTGTCGTTCGACGGCTTCTCCAAGGAGCTGTGCGGCGGTACGCACGTCGAGCACACCGCGCAGATCGGCTCGTTCCGCATCGTCACCGAGCAGAGCGTGGCGGCCGGGGTGCGGCGGATCGTCGCCGTCACCCGGGAGCGTGCCGTCGAGCTGACCCTGGATCAGTCGGCGGTGCTCGCCGAGGCCACCGCCGTGCTGCGCACCGCGCCGCAGGACCTGGTGCCCGCCATCGAACGGCTCGCCCGGCACGCGCGCACCGGCACGCCGGACTCCGGTGCCGCCGCCCTGGGCAGGCGCTGGGACGCGGGCGTGGGCGGCGTGGACGTGACCCTCGCCGAGGCCGCCGGCGCCGCGGCCGGGCTGCGCAAGGAAGCCCAGCGGCTCTCCGGCGACGAGGGCCGCCTCGCGGTGCTCTGGCTGACCGGCGGCGCCCGGACCAACATCGTCGCCAGCGTGCCCGAGCGCCACCGCGAGCGGATCGGCGCGGCCCGGCTGCTCTCCCGGATCACGGAACGCTTCGGCGGCGCGGGCGGCGGCAACCCGCGCATCGCCCAGGGCGCCCTGCCCGCCGCCCCGGACCCCGGCGTGCTCAGGGACGTGGTGGCCGAGGCGTTGGGGGACGGCGCGGAGTGA
- a CDS encoding Dabb family protein codes for MIRHLVLFKLNQGVKRDEPRAAEGYRAFKELGDRIPELTFWECEWNISERPIAYDFAINAAVEDADALRRYLAHRDHQAAVALWREFSTWVIADYEF; via the coding sequence GTGATCCGCCATCTGGTCCTCTTCAAGCTCAACCAAGGCGTCAAGCGCGACGAGCCCCGGGCCGCCGAGGGCTACCGCGCCTTCAAGGAGCTCGGCGACCGCATCCCGGAGCTGACGTTCTGGGAGTGCGAATGGAACATCTCCGAGCGGCCGATCGCCTACGACTTCGCCATCAACGCCGCCGTCGAGGACGCCGACGCCCTGCGCCGCTACCTGGCCCATCGCGACCACCAGGCGGCCGTCGCACTGTGGCGGGAGTTCTCCACGTGGGTGATCGCCGACTACGAGTTCTGA
- a CDS encoding RNA polymerase sigma factor SigF, protein MPASTAPQAPTRHGPPAPPSGSEPEHPSCGPQDASAPAAPGLTGPSTDLTGPSRGLSEPTHETDPGPGPEPEPDPETDPTPETEPGTDPGPEPPQPGTRGADTRALTQVLFGRLKTLTPGTAEHGRVRGALIEANLPLVRYAAARFRSRNEPMEDVVQVGTIGLINAIDRFDPDRGVQFPTFAMPTVIGEIKRYFRDNVRTVHVPRRLHELWVQVNGATEDLTTAFGRSPTTAEIAERLRITEEEVLACIEAGRSYHATSLEAAQEGDGLPGLLDRLGYEDPALDGVEHRDLVRHLLVQLPEREQRILLLRYYNNLTQSQISAELGVSQMHVSRLLARSFARLRSANRIDA, encoded by the coding sequence GTGCCTGCCAGCACCGCGCCCCAGGCCCCGACGCGCCACGGCCCCCCGGCCCCCCCGTCCGGGTCCGAACCCGAGCACCCGTCCTGCGGGCCGCAGGACGCCTCCGCCCCGGCCGCGCCCGGCCTCACCGGCCCCTCGACGGACCTCACCGGCCCGTCCAGGGGCCTCTCCGAACCCACGCACGAAACGGACCCCGGACCCGGACCCGAACCCGAGCCCGATCCCGAAACCGATCCCACGCCCGAAACCGAACCCGGCACCGACCCCGGACCCGAGCCCCCGCAGCCCGGCACCCGCGGGGCCGACACCCGGGCGCTGACCCAGGTGCTCTTCGGGCGGCTCAAGACCCTCACACCGGGCACCGCGGAGCACGGCCGGGTGCGGGGCGCGCTGATCGAGGCCAACCTGCCGCTGGTGCGGTACGCCGCCGCGCGCTTCCGCAGCCGCAACGAGCCCATGGAGGACGTCGTCCAGGTCGGCACCATCGGGCTGATCAACGCGATCGACCGGTTCGACCCGGACCGCGGGGTGCAGTTCCCGACCTTCGCGATGCCGACCGTGATCGGCGAGATCAAGCGGTACTTCCGCGACAACGTGCGCACCGTCCACGTGCCGCGCCGGCTGCACGAGTTGTGGGTGCAGGTCAACGGCGCGACGGAGGACCTGACCACCGCGTTCGGCCGGTCGCCGACCACCGCGGAGATCGCCGAGCGGCTGCGGATCACCGAGGAGGAGGTGCTCGCCTGCATCGAGGCGGGCCGCTCCTACCACGCCACGTCCCTGGAGGCGGCCCAGGAGGGCGACGGGCTGCCGGGGCTGCTGGACCGGCTGGGGTACGAGGACCCGGCACTGGACGGGGTCGAGCACCGCGACCTCGTTCGCCATTTGCTCGTACAACTGCCCGAGCGGGAGCAGCGGATCCTGCTGCTGCGCTACTACAACAATCTGACGCAGTCCCAGATCAGCGCGGAGCTGGGGGTATCCCAGATGCACGTGTCACGGCTGCTCGCGCGCAGTTTTGCTCGGCTGAGATCCGCAAACAGAATCGACGCATAG
- a CDS encoding RNA polymerase sigma factor SigF translates to MSADQGSSKVLTLDVSEPASAPVPDAFPHPETIDTRTLSRSLFLRLAALDEHSPERAYVRDTLIELNLPLVRYAAARFRSRNEPMEDIVQVGTIGLIKAIDRFDCERGVEFPTFAMPTVVGEIKRFFRDTSWSVRVPRRLQELRLALTKASDELSQRLDRSPTVPELAAALGVSEEDVVDGLAVGNAYTASSLDSPAPEDDGGEGSLADRLGYEDTALEGVEYRESLKPLLAKLPPRERRIIMLRFFANMTQSQIGEEVGISQMHVSRLLTRTLAQLREGLTTD, encoded by the coding sequence ATGTCCGCAGATCAGGGCAGCTCGAAGGTGCTCACGCTCGACGTGAGCGAGCCCGCGTCCGCACCCGTACCCGATGCGTTCCCGCACCCGGAGACCATCGACACCCGGACCCTGTCCCGCTCCCTGTTCCTGCGGCTCGCCGCGCTGGACGAGCACAGCCCCGAGCGCGCGTACGTACGCGACACCCTCATCGAGCTGAACCTCCCGCTCGTCCGGTACGCGGCCGCCCGCTTCCGCAGCAGGAACGAGCCGATGGAGGACATCGTCCAGGTCGGCACGATCGGCCTGATCAAGGCCATCGACCGTTTCGACTGCGAACGCGGCGTGGAGTTCCCGACGTTCGCGATGCCCACCGTGGTCGGCGAGATCAAGCGCTTCTTCCGGGACACGTCCTGGTCAGTCCGGGTGCCGCGCCGCCTCCAGGAGCTCCGCCTCGCGCTCACCAAGGCCAGCGACGAGCTGTCCCAGCGCCTCGACCGCTCCCCGACCGTCCCCGAACTCGCCGCCGCCCTAGGGGTGTCGGAGGAGGACGTGGTCGACGGCCTCGCGGTGGGCAACGCCTACACCGCCTCCTCCCTGGACTCTCCCGCCCCGGAGGACGACGGCGGCGAGGGCTCGCTCGCGGACCGCCTCGGGTACGAGGACACCGCCCTGGAAGGCGTGGAGTACCGCGAGTCCCTGAAGCCGCTGCTGGCCAAGCTGCCGCCGCGCGAGCGCCGCATCATCATGCTGCGCTTCTTCGCGAACATGACGCAGTCCCAGATCGGCGAGGAGGTCGGCATCTCCCAGATGCACGTCTCGCGGCTGCTCACCCGCACCCTGGCCCAGCTCCGGGAGGGGCTCACCACGGACTGA
- a CDS encoding MarR family winged helix-turn-helix transcriptional regulator, which yields MAARHQYEELGRQLTAIGAVKRGLARILPPECPMGSAAVLSLLKHHGPMRMSRLAELLDVDISVTSRHVAHVAEHGWIDRSADPVDRRSRILTITDSGRAKVTELSERYVHALAGYLADWSDDEIDQLNTQLARLRDSFDGARPGSPRAPHTPGTAAPETSAHETTPHGITTPPP from the coding sequence ATGGCGGCACGCCACCAGTACGAGGAACTGGGCCGGCAGCTCACTGCGATCGGCGCGGTGAAGCGCGGACTCGCCCGGATCCTCCCGCCGGAGTGCCCGATGGGCTCGGCCGCCGTCCTCTCGCTGCTCAAGCACCACGGGCCCATGCGGATGAGCCGGCTCGCGGAGCTGCTCGACGTGGACATATCGGTGACGAGCCGGCACGTGGCGCACGTGGCGGAGCACGGCTGGATCGACCGGTCCGCGGACCCCGTCGACCGCCGCTCCCGCATCCTCACGATCACGGACTCCGGCCGCGCCAAGGTGACCGAGCTGTCCGAGCGCTATGTGCACGCCCTCGCCGGCTACCTGGCGGACTGGTCGGACGACGAGATCGACCAGCTCAACACCCAGCTCGCCCGGCTGCGCGACAGCTTCGACGGCGCACGCCCCGGCTCGCCCCGCGCCCCGCACACGCCGGGGACCGCGGCACCCGAGACCTCGGCGCACGAGACCACACCGCACGGGATCACGACGCCCCCGCCGTGA
- a CDS encoding MFS transporter, with translation MATTTPTGVRGSHAKRGPAPAGAATAGAPMTHRQIMEALSGLLLGMFVAILSSTIVSNALPHIIADLGGGQSAYTWVVTAALLAMTATTPLWGKLADLFSKKMLVQIALIVYVAGSVVAGLSQNPGMLIACRVVQGVGVGGLSALAQIVMAAMISPRERGRYSGYLGATFAVATVGGPLLGGVITDTSWLGWRWCFYVGVPFAVIALIVLQKTLKLPVVKRDVKVDWGGAFFISAAVSLLLVWVTFAGNKYDWLSWQTYAMVGGSILLGLVFVLIENRAREPIVPLRLFRNRTITLASVASLFVGVAMFAGTVYFSQYFQLARGKSPTMSGVLTIPMIGGLFVASTVSGQVITKTGRWKVWLVTGTMMLTAGLGLLGGLRYDTPYWHLAVYMALMGLGIGTTMQNLVLCTQNQVAAADLGATSSTVTFFRSLGGAMGVSALGAIMSNRITEYIKDGLAGLGPQAARLASGGGADSTAIPDLAKLPTPVRTVVESAYGHGIADLFLTAAPLAGVAFLVTLFIKEVPLRTNAGIAQEQSQAAEPTEAAPAAAAAAAADAAADEHPDLPRRERVPSWAAAGADDENGTQRIQAAASAAPAGGAGGSSGSGIPVEGFVRGAEGLPVARAAVTLISLAGRQLSRSMAHLDGGYTVDAPGAGSYVLIASADGYQPQASTVVVGEGPVAYDILLSGTSGLTGTVRSADGGPVAHAVVIVTDVRGDVLATGSSGPQGEFTFSELVPGYVTVAVNAEGYRPQALPVEIGGTGMTRADVVLSSGARVRGTVRAMGGALSDARVTLVDAAGNVVATATTGEDGAYGFADLDEGEYTVIATGYPPIATGVMVSGRGVENQDVELTHPTD, from the coding sequence ATGGCAACGACCACACCGACCGGTGTGCGGGGCAGCCATGCCAAGCGCGGCCCGGCCCCGGCCGGCGCGGCCACGGCGGGCGCGCCGATGACGCACCGGCAGATCATGGAGGCGCTCTCCGGTCTGCTGCTCGGCATGTTCGTCGCGATCCTGTCGTCGACGATCGTCTCCAACGCCCTCCCGCACATCATCGCCGACCTGGGCGGCGGGCAGAGCGCGTACACCTGGGTCGTCACCGCGGCGCTGCTGGCGATGACGGCGACCACCCCGCTGTGGGGCAAGCTCGCCGACCTCTTCTCCAAGAAGATGCTGGTCCAGATCGCCCTGATCGTCTACGTCGCCGGCTCCGTCGTGGCCGGCCTCTCGCAGAACCCGGGCATGCTCATCGCCTGCCGCGTCGTCCAGGGCGTCGGCGTCGGCGGCCTGTCCGCGCTGGCGCAGATCGTGATGGCCGCGATGATCTCGCCCCGCGAGCGCGGCCGGTACAGCGGCTACCTGGGCGCCACCTTCGCGGTCGCGACGGTCGGCGGACCGCTGCTCGGCGGTGTGATCACCGACACGAGCTGGCTGGGCTGGCGCTGGTGCTTCTACGTCGGCGTCCCCTTCGCGGTCATCGCCCTCATCGTGCTCCAGAAGACGCTGAAGCTGCCGGTGGTCAAGCGGGACGTCAAGGTCGACTGGGGCGGCGCGTTCTTCATCAGCGCGGCGGTCTCCCTGCTGCTGGTCTGGGTGACCTTCGCCGGCAACAAGTACGACTGGCTGTCCTGGCAGACGTACGCCATGGTGGGCGGCTCGATCCTGCTCGGCCTGGTCTTCGTCCTGATCGAGAACAGGGCGAGGGAGCCGATCGTCCCGCTGCGGCTGTTCCGCAACCGGACGATCACGCTGGCGTCCGTCGCGTCGCTCTTCGTCGGTGTCGCGATGTTCGCGGGCACCGTGTACTTCAGCCAGTACTTCCAGCTCGCGCGCGGCAAGTCGCCCACCATGTCGGGCGTGCTGACGATCCCGATGATCGGCGGCCTGTTCGTCGCGTCGACCGTCTCGGGACAGGTGATCACCAAGACCGGACGCTGGAAGGTCTGGCTGGTCACCGGCACGATGATGCTCACCGCGGGCCTCGGCCTGCTGGGCGGGCTGCGGTACGACACCCCGTACTGGCACCTGGCGGTCTACATGGCTCTGATGGGTCTGGGCATCGGTACGACGATGCAGAACCTCGTGCTGTGCACCCAGAACCAGGTGGCGGCGGCCGACCTGGGCGCCACCAGCTCCACCGTGACGTTCTTCCGCTCGCTGGGCGGTGCGATGGGCGTCTCGGCGCTCGGTGCGATCATGTCGAACCGCATCACCGAATACATCAAGGACGGCCTCGCCGGCCTCGGGCCCCAGGCGGCCCGGCTCGCGTCCGGGGGCGGCGCGGACAGCACCGCCATCCCGGACCTGGCCAAGCTGCCGACCCCCGTGCGCACGGTCGTCGAGAGCGCGTACGGTCATGGCATAGCCGACCTCTTCCTGACGGCGGCACCGCTGGCCGGAGTCGCCTTCCTGGTCACCCTGTTCATCAAGGAGGTCCCGTTGCGTACCAACGCCGGTATCGCACAGGAGCAGTCCCAAGCGGCCGAGCCCACCGAGGCCGCACCGGCGGCAGCGGCGGCAGCGGCAGCCGACGCCGCGGCGGACGAACACCCCGACCTGCCCAGGCGTGAGCGCGTGCCCAGCTGGGCCGCGGCCGGCGCCGACGACGAGAACGGCACCCAGCGGATCCAGGCGGCCGCCTCCGCCGCGCCCGCGGGCGGCGCCGGCGGCTCGTCGGGGAGCGGCATCCCCGTCGAGGGCTTCGTCCGCGGCGCCGAGGGCCTGCCGGTCGCCCGGGCGGCCGTGACGCTCATCTCGCTCGCAGGCAGACAGCTCAGCCGCTCCATGGCCCACCTCGACGGCGGCTACACCGTCGACGCGCCCGGCGCCGGCTCGTACGTCCTGATCGCCTCGGCGGACGGCTACCAGCCGCAGGCGTCCACGGTCGTCGTCGGCGAGGGCCCGGTCGCGTACGACATCCTGCTGAGCGGCACCAGCGGCCTCACCGGCACGGTCCGCTCCGCGGACGGCGGCCCCGTCGCACACGCGGTGGTCATCGTGACCGACGTGCGCGGCGACGTGCTGGCCACCGGATCCAGCGGCCCGCAGGGCGAGTTCACCTTCTCGGAGCTGGTACCCGGCTACGTGACGGTCGCCGTGAACGCGGAGGGGTACCGGCCGCAGGCGCTGCCCGTCGAGATAGGCGGCACCGGGATGACCCGCGCCGACGTGGTCCTCTCCTCCGGCGCACGGGTGCGCGGCACGGTGCGTGCCATGGGCGGCGCGCTCTCCGATGCGCGCGTCACCCTCGTGGACGCGGCCGGAAACGTGGTCGCGACGGCCACGACCGGGGAAGACGGAGCGTACGGCTTCGCCGACCTCGACGAAGGGGAGTACACAGTGATCGCCACGGGGTACCCGCCGATCGCCACCGGCGTCATGGTCAGCGGCCGGGGCGTCGAGAACCAGGACGTCGAACTCACCCACCCGACGGACTGA
- a CDS encoding YceI family protein, giving the protein MALSARVRTRDGWGVSHAVVTVTDMTGTQILRAEADDDGTVTDSTPLNPGPYTVIITALGYTPTASTAIVSAAGRAEIGQITLSRQGGSEFPPPGIWTIDPAHSSVAAIAQHLGISSVHGRFTDFSGRIEIAKYSEGLTPAAAQAEGAETIENSRVEAVIKAASIDTGNGMRDGHLRSGDFLEAERYPEITYRSTGLSPAGPDRWTVHGELSLRGVVRDVDLDLSYLGTGPDPWGGVRAAFRATTELHREDFSMNFNQVVAAGIAAIGTTLKVELNIQAVQGEVLPEA; this is encoded by the coding sequence ATGGCGTTGAGCGCGCGGGTCCGCACCCGGGACGGGTGGGGCGTGTCACACGCAGTCGTCACCGTCACCGACATGACGGGCACCCAGATCCTCCGTGCCGAGGCCGACGACGACGGCACCGTCACCGACTCCACCCCCCTGAACCCTGGGCCCTACACCGTCATCATCACCGCCCTCGGCTACACCCCCACCGCCTCCACCGCCATCGTCTCCGCCGCCGGACGCGCCGAGATCGGCCAGATCACCCTGTCCCGCCAGGGCGGCTCCGAGTTCCCCCCGCCCGGCATCTGGACCATCGACCCGGCCCATTCCTCCGTCGCGGCCATCGCCCAGCACCTGGGCATCTCCAGCGTCCACGGCCGGTTCACGGACTTCAGCGGCCGCATCGAGATCGCCAAGTACAGCGAGGGCCTCACCCCGGCCGCCGCGCAGGCGGAGGGCGCGGAGACGATCGAGAACTCCCGCGTCGAGGCCGTCATCAAGGCAGCGTCCATCGACACCGGCAACGGCATGCGCGACGGCCACCTCCGCTCGGGGGACTTCCTGGAGGCGGAGCGGTACCCGGAGATCACCTACCGCTCCACCGGCCTCTCCCCGGCGGGCCCGGACCGCTGGACGGTCCACGGCGAGCTGAGCCTGCGCGGTGTCGTACGCGATGTGGACCTGGACCTGAGCTACCTGGGCACGGGCCCCGACCCGTGGGGCGGCGTCCGCGCAGCGTTCCGGGCCACCACGGAGCTGCACCGCGAGGACTTCTCGATGAACTTCAACCAGGTCGTCGCGGCGGGCATAGCCGCCATCGGCACCACCCTCAAGGTGGAGCTGAACATCCAGGCGGTCCAGGGCGAGGTGCTGCCGGAGGCGTAG
- a CDS encoding PPOX class F420-dependent oxidoreductase, which produces MPRNIATNTPVSRAELVDFLRPRHHAILITRRADGAPQASPLTCGVDDEGRIVISTYPDRAKTRNTKRDGRVSVVVLSDEWNGPWVQVDGIAEVLDMPEAVEPLVEYYRTIAGEHPDWDEYREAMRKQGKSLIRITPERWGPVATGGFPAHLAEES; this is translated from the coding sequence ATGCCACGCAACATCGCAACGAACACCCCTGTCAGCCGGGCGGAGCTGGTGGACTTCCTCCGCCCGCGGCACCACGCCATCCTGATCACGCGGCGCGCCGACGGCGCGCCGCAGGCCTCCCCGCTGACCTGCGGTGTCGACGACGAGGGCCGGATCGTCATCTCCACGTACCCGGACCGCGCCAAGACCCGCAACACCAAGCGGGACGGACGGGTCAGCGTGGTCGTGCTGAGCGACGAGTGGAACGGCCCCTGGGTCCAGGTGGACGGCATCGCGGAGGTGCTGGACATGCCCGAGGCCGTCGAGCCCCTGGTCGAGTACTACCGCACCATCGCGGGCGAGCACCCCGACTGGGACGAGTACCGCGAGGCCATGCGCAAGCAGGGCAAGTCCCTGATCCGGATCACCCCGGAACGCTGGGGCCCGGTGGCGACGGGCGGCTTCCCGGCGCACCTGGCCGAGGAGTCCTGA